A region of Anguilla anguilla isolate fAngAng1 chromosome 18, fAngAng1.pri, whole genome shotgun sequence DNA encodes the following proteins:
- the agpat4 gene encoding 1-acyl-sn-glycerol-3-phosphate acyltransferase delta isoform X1 — protein MGLLQLFKSQFLCHLVICYVFVVSGLIINLLQLCTLPLWPIDKQLARRINCRLGYSIASQLVALLEWWSGTECTLYTDPESYPLYGKENAIVVLNHNFEIDFLCGWTFCERFGVLGSSKVLAKKELAYVPLIGWMWYFLEIVFCKRKWEEDRRTVAQSLQNLRDYPENYWFLLHCEGTRFTEEKHQISMQVAESKGLPKLKYHLLPRTKGFCITVQNLRGAVTAVYDSTLNFRNNETPTLLGLLNGKKYHADLYVRRIPLESVPEDEEECAAWLHRLYQEKDQFQEQYSQTGRFPGPIVSPSRRPWTLLNWLFWTCVLLYPLVGLLVQLVSTGSSTTILSTVALCVAASVGVRWMIGQTEIKKGSSYGNKNAPVNNN, from the exons AtgggcctgctgcagctgttcAAGTCCCAGTTCCTCTGTCACCTGGTCATCTGCTACGTGTTCGTGGTCAGCGGGCTCATCATCAACCTGCTGCAGCTCTGCACCCTGCCACTCTGGCCAATCGACAAGCAGCTGGCCCGCAGGATCAACTGCCGGCTGGGATACTCCATCGCCAGCC AGCTGGTGGCGTTGCTGGAGTGGTGGTCTGGCACAGAATGCACGCTCTACACAGACCCCGAGAGCTACCCGCTCTACGGCAAGGAGAATGCCATCGTCGTGCTCAATCACAACTTCGAGATCGACTTCCTGTGTGGCTGGACTTTCTGTGAAAGATTTGGTGTTCTGGGG AGTTCCAAAGTGCTGGCCAAGAAGGAACTGGCATACGTACCTTTGATTGGCTGGATGTGGTACTTCCTGGAGATTGTGTTCTGCAAGAGGAAATGGGAGGAGGACCGTAGGACAGTAGCACAGAGTCTTCAGAATCTTCGGGATTACCCAGAGAACTACTGG TTCCTGCTGCACTGCGAGGGAACACGCTTCACTGAGGAGAAGCATCAGATCAGCATGCAGGTGGCAGAGAGCAAGGGCCTGCCCAAACTGAAGTACCATCTGCTGCCCCGCACCAAGGGTTTCTGCATCACTGTACAGAACCTCCGGGGAGCag TTACCGCTGTGTACGATTCTACGCTTAATTTCAGAAACAACGAAACTCCAACTCTGCTGGGTCTTctgaatgggaaaaaatatcATGCCGATTTGTATGTGAG GAGAATTCCTCTGGAATCTGTTccggaggatgaggaggaatgTGCGGCCTGGCTCCACAGACTCTACCAGGAAAAA GACCAGTTCCAGGAGCAGTACTCCCAGACGGGTCGGTTCCCGGGGCCCATAGTCAGCCCGTCGCGGCGGCCCTGGACGCTGCTGAACTGGCTCTTCTGGACCTGCGTGCTGCTCTACCCGCTGGTGGGCCTCCTGGTGCAGCTGGTCAGCACCGGCTCCTCCACCACCATCCTCAGCACCGTGGCACTGTGTGTGGCAG CCTCTGTGGGAGTGCGCTGGATGATTGGACAGACCGAGATCAAGAAGGGCTCCAGCTATGGGAACAAGAATGCCCCTGTGAACAACAACTGA
- the agpat4 gene encoding 1-acyl-sn-glycerol-3-phosphate acyltransferase delta isoform X2: protein MGLLQLFKSQFLCHLVICYVFVVSGLIINLLQLCTLPLWPIDKQLARRINCRLGYSIASQLVALLEWWSGTECTLYTDPESYPLYGKENAIVVLNHNFEIDFLCGWTFCERFGVLGSSKVLAKKELAYVPLIGWMWYFLEIVFCKRKWEEDRRTVAQSLQNLRDYPENYWFLLHCEGTRFTEEKHQISMQVAESKGLPKLKYHLLPRTKGFCITVQNLRGAVTAVYDSTLNFRNNETPTLLGLLNGKKYHADLYVRRIPLESVPEDEEECAAWLHRLYQEKDQFQEQYSQTGRFPGPIVSPSRRPWTLLNWLFWTCVLLYPLVGLLVQLVSTGSSTTILSTVALCVAGSRSGT from the exons AtgggcctgctgcagctgttcAAGTCCCAGTTCCTCTGTCACCTGGTCATCTGCTACGTGTTCGTGGTCAGCGGGCTCATCATCAACCTGCTGCAGCTCTGCACCCTGCCACTCTGGCCAATCGACAAGCAGCTGGCCCGCAGGATCAACTGCCGGCTGGGATACTCCATCGCCAGCC AGCTGGTGGCGTTGCTGGAGTGGTGGTCTGGCACAGAATGCACGCTCTACACAGACCCCGAGAGCTACCCGCTCTACGGCAAGGAGAATGCCATCGTCGTGCTCAATCACAACTTCGAGATCGACTTCCTGTGTGGCTGGACTTTCTGTGAAAGATTTGGTGTTCTGGGG AGTTCCAAAGTGCTGGCCAAGAAGGAACTGGCATACGTACCTTTGATTGGCTGGATGTGGTACTTCCTGGAGATTGTGTTCTGCAAGAGGAAATGGGAGGAGGACCGTAGGACAGTAGCACAGAGTCTTCAGAATCTTCGGGATTACCCAGAGAACTACTGG TTCCTGCTGCACTGCGAGGGAACACGCTTCACTGAGGAGAAGCATCAGATCAGCATGCAGGTGGCAGAGAGCAAGGGCCTGCCCAAACTGAAGTACCATCTGCTGCCCCGCACCAAGGGTTTCTGCATCACTGTACAGAACCTCCGGGGAGCag TTACCGCTGTGTACGATTCTACGCTTAATTTCAGAAACAACGAAACTCCAACTCTGCTGGGTCTTctgaatgggaaaaaatatcATGCCGATTTGTATGTGAG GAGAATTCCTCTGGAATCTGTTccggaggatgaggaggaatgTGCGGCCTGGCTCCACAGACTCTACCAGGAAAAA GACCAGTTCCAGGAGCAGTACTCCCAGACGGGTCGGTTCCCGGGGCCCATAGTCAGCCCGTCGCGGCGGCCCTGGACGCTGCTGAACTGGCTCTTCTGGACCTGCGTGCTGCTCTACCCGCTGGTGGGCCTCCTGGTGCAGCTGGTCAGCACCGGCTCCTCCACCACCATCCTCAGCACCGTGGCACTGTGTGTGGCAG GAAGCAGGTCAGGTACTTGa